The genome window ACTGTTCATCGAAGGCGACTTCTTCTACGCCTTCACCCCCACGCTCGCCCTGAGCGACGCCCGCAAGGTGCTGAGGCCGGCCGAGGCCGGACTTCCGGTCGTCCTCTTCGGAGCCTTCGACCAGGCCCTGACCCCGGGAGTGCCCGCGCCGGGAGGGACGGAGCAACTGCGCGAGGTCCTCGCCCGCCTGCTCGCCCTGCCCCATGTCGTCCGCGTCTCCGACAAGACGGCGATCGGGGACGCCCTCACCCGGCTCGGCGTGACGCCCGACGCGCGCTACGCCACCTCCTCCACGCTCTTCAACGCGCACCGGGCCACCCTGGAAGCGGACTTCTACTACCTGTGCAACGGCAAGCACGCCGAGACCGTCAAGCCACCCGTGGCGGCGATCGACCACGAGGTGACACTGCGCCGGACACGGGGCGGCGCCACCGTGCCGTACCTGCTCGACCCCTGGACGGGCGAGGTCGCGCGGACCGCCCACTACACCCAGGAAGGTGACGACTTCACCCTGCGCGTCATCCTCCAGCCGGGCCAGGTGGTGATCGTCGCGCTGGGCAGGCCCGGCCTGTTCGGCGACCGGAACGGCGACCGCCTGTACGCCCTCGCCACGGACGTCGACGCGGTGCTGTTCACCCGGGGCGGCCTGACCGTCCGGGCGACCACGGCGGGCACCTACACGACACGCCTGTCCCGAGGCCGTACGGTCACCACGGTCGTCCCGACGGTGCCGGAGGTCATCACGCCGACCCGCTGGCAGCTGGAGGTCGAGGACTGGTACCCCGGATCCGATGCGACGCGGACCGAACGGGTACGCCGGACGCTGACGCTCGACACGCTTCTGCCCTGGTCGCAGATCCCCGAGCTGGCCGACACCGCCGGAATCGGCCGGTACCGCACGACGGTCGCCCTGCCGGCCGGCTGGGACGCGTCCCACGGTGCGTATCTGGACCTAGGACAGGTCAGCGACACGTTCCGGGTGACCGTCAACGGCACGCGACTGGCACCGGCCGACCGCCTGCGCCCCGTCGTCGACGTCGGCGCCCTGCTGCGCCACGGCGACAACACCCTCGAGATCGAGGTGGCGACACCGCTCATCAACCGTCTCAGGGGCGTCCAGCCGGCCGTGTTCGGCGCCGCCGCCCGCCAGGCCCACGGTCTCGTCGGACCTGTGCGGCTGGTGCCGTACGTGCAGGCGACCGTGGACTGAGGCGGACCGGCACACCGGGCTGCAGCCCGTGATCGCTGGCACGCCCGGCTCCGCCGGGTGCGCCGCGGTCGAGCCGCTCCCGAGGGGAACGGCTCGACCAGGGTTCCCGGCGCGGTCGTCGCCGGTCTTGTGCGGCGCCCCGTCAGTCGGGTGCCGCGGCCGGAGCCTCGCGGGTGGGCGCGATGGGCTCCGGCCTGGCGGCCATCGGAGCCCGTTGTGTGCGGGAGGAGCGGCGGCCGCGGAGCAGCAGCCGTCGTGCGGGGCGTTCCACCGCCTCGTACAGCACCCAGGACAGGGCGAGCGACAGGCCGAACGCGATGGCGGTGGTGACGACGGCCGTCGGCAGACCGAAGTGGGGCGAGTTGCCGAGCAGGCTGGTGCCTGCCCGCAGCACCAGAAGGTGGACCATGTAGAACGCGAACGAGAGTTCGCCCAGGCGCACCAGTCGCCGGTGCCGCCACAGTGAGGGCAGGCCGCGCAGGTCGGCGACGGCCGCCGCCGGGATGAGCAGCGCGAAGCCGATGAGGGTGCAGGCGGTGGCCGGGTACCCCCCGTCGGTGATCTGCGGCACGAGGAAGTAGCCGATGATCGCCAGGGCGAGGGAGGCTTCCAGGCCGGGACCGCGCCACCGTTCGAGCCGCACCAGCCGGGCGGTGGCGGCGCCGAGGACGAACTCGGGCAGACGGGCGGCGGGGAGGGAGTAGAGCGACTGGCTCACCCAGTCGTGGGCGTCCGCCCGGGCGAGGACGAGGACCGCCAGCACGGATGCCCCGGCCAGCGCCGCCGACGCCCGGGGTCCGAGACGGCGCAGGACGACCACCATCAGCGGGAAGGCGGCGTAGAAGAAGGCCTCGCAGGCCAGCGACCAGCTGACCGGGTTCAGCGTCTGCCACCAGGACTGCCGCCAGGAGTGCACCAGCAGCACGTTGGCCAGTCCCTCGGCCGCCGTCGGCTTCGCCAGATGGGGCGGCGTGTAGACCATGAGCAGCGCGATTCCGGCGGTGACCAGGTGGACGGGAAAGATACGGGCGATGCGCCGCCGCCAGAAGGAGAGTGTGCGGTCGTTCGGCCGCGCGGTCCACATCAGAACGAATCCGGACAGGATGAAGAAGAACGACACCCCGGTGCCCCCGGCGTCGAACGCCCAGGTCATGATGTGGCCGCCGGTGCCTCCGAAATAGCCGAAGTTGCGCACGTGCAGTCCGAAGACCAGGAGCGCGGCCATCCAGCGCAGTCCGGTGAGGGACGGCAGCGACGGCGCCGGAGCGGACGGAGGGACCCTTGTGGCGGGCTCGGTGGTGGCGGCGGGCGCTGTCCGGGGCGCCGTCGTCGTGTCATCTACCGGGGGTGTGCGAACGGGCATGAAGGGGAACGTTGCCCGTTCGCCACGTTTCATTCGGGGGTAGTAGGGAACGTCACACCGGCACGGACGATCTTCTTCGGCCGCATGTCCGGATCCGCCGCAAAAGGGCGGGACTGCGGGTGTCGCCCGGCTCAGTGACGTCCGCGTCCCTCGCCCAGGCGTTCCAGCACGGCCCGCGCCATGGCTTGCTCGCCTTGGGCGTTGGGGTGCGCGGGGGCCGCGGGGGAGGCCGGCTGCAACGGCTCGATCCAGCGGTCCGCCGGCGCCTTGCACATGTCGTGGCCGCGCGTGGGACCGTAGGTGTCGACGTACTCCGCCCGGTTCCACTCCGCCACCAGACGGAGCATCAGGTTCAGCCGCTTCTCGGTGTCCCGCAGATAGGGGAAGTCCTTCGACGCGAACGGGACCGAGGGGTAGCAGCCGCTGCCGTCGTCGGGCAGGAGGTCCGGGTAGCCGACGACGAGCACCCGGGCGTGCGGTGCCCTGGCGTGCACGGCCCGCAGCACACGGTCCACCTTCGGTGCCGTCTGCGCGATGGCGAGCGTCAACCGGTCGATCCCGGAAGAGGCGTAGGAGCGCCGGCACGGATCGCCTGTCGGGTCCTGGGAACTCAGGCGCGCGCAGGTGGCGATGATGGAGCCGAAGCCGATGTCGTTGCCGCCGATCTGAACGGTCACCAGATCGGTGTCGCGCCGCACCGCGTCGAGTTGGGGCGCATTGGTGCCCTGCGCCTTCCACATGTCGTCGGTCGTCGCTCCGCCGCAGCTCACGTCCTTGAACGCGGTCACGTGCCGCTCCGCCGCCACGAGCGAGGGGTAGTTGTGGTCGGAGCGGGCGCAGGCGGCGTCCACCTGCCGGGGGATGACGGGGCCGGAGGTGTAGGAGTCCCCGAGTGACACGTAGTGCGTGTCGCGACCGGGCCCCGGGCCGTGGGCCGCGGCAGGTGCCGTTGAGGTGGCGAAGAGGGCGCAACCGCCGAGGGCCGCGCCCACGGCGAGCGGCCACCGGCGGCGTCTCGCCGCTCCAGGTCCCGCCGCTCCAGGTCTCGCTGCTTCGCCCGGATGCGTGTCGTGCGCCATGGAAAGCCCGGCGTGCGCCATGGAAGTCCTCCCCCTGAG of Streptomyces cynarae contains these proteins:
- a CDS encoding SGNH/GDSL hydrolase family protein; amino-acid sequence: MAHDTHPGEAARPGAAGPGAARRRRWPLAVGAALGGCALFATSTAPAAAHGPGPGRDTHYVSLGDSYTSGPVIPRQVDAACARSDHNYPSLVAAERHVTAFKDVSCGGATTDDMWKAQGTNAPQLDAVRRDTDLVTVQIGGNDIGFGSIIATCARLSSQDPTGDPCRRSYASSGIDRLTLAIAQTAPKVDRVLRAVHARAPHARVLVVGYPDLLPDDGSGCYPSVPFASKDFPYLRDTEKRLNLMLRLVAEWNRAEYVDTYGPTRGHDMCKAPADRWIEPLQPASPAAPAHPNAQGEQAMARAVLERLGEGRGRH
- a CDS encoding acyltransferase family protein, with amino-acid sequence MPVRTPPVDDTTTAPRTAPAATTEPATRVPPSAPAPSLPSLTGLRWMAALLVFGLHVRNFGYFGGTGGHIMTWAFDAGGTGVSFFFILSGFVLMWTARPNDRTLSFWRRRIARIFPVHLVTAGIALLMVYTPPHLAKPTAAEGLANVLLVHSWRQSWWQTLNPVSWSLACEAFFYAAFPLMVVVLRRLGPRASAALAGASVLAVLVLARADAHDWVSQSLYSLPAARLPEFVLGAATARLVRLERWRGPGLEASLALAIIGYFLVPQITDGGYPATACTLIGFALLIPAAAVADLRGLPSLWRHRRLVRLGELSFAFYMVHLLVLRAGTSLLGNSPHFGLPTAVVTTAIAFGLSLALSWVLYEAVERPARRLLLRGRRSSRTQRAPMAARPEPIAPTREAPAAAPD